The following are encoded in a window of Legionella geestiana genomic DNA:
- a CDS encoding PHP domain-containing protein, whose amino-acid sequence MIDLHCHSHFSDGLLSPLELVQTAKAANVKLLALTDHDTIAGLASFREAAINAEIIPVNGVEVSVRWKKHDIHVLGLNFDAESPAMLSLMERQTQRRTERARAIAEALSRQGVPDVWERVVTLAGHERVGRPHFAALLVQDGLARDIQGAFRRFLGAGKSANIPTEWADFEECVSAVVASGGDAVLAHPLKYPLTRTKRQALVQDFVDAGGSGLEVVSGPITPSEMADMAGFCARFNLRASSGSDFHGHPYSRLNPGTQRELPVHCTPIWNQWNMAQGIT is encoded by the coding sequence ATGATAGATTTACACTGTCACAGCCATTTTTCAGATGGTCTTTTAAGTCCGCTGGAGCTGGTGCAGACAGCAAAGGCGGCGAATGTGAAGCTCCTGGCTCTCACGGATCATGACACCATTGCGGGGCTTGCATCCTTTCGCGAGGCGGCGATAAATGCAGAGATTATACCGGTCAACGGCGTTGAAGTGTCGGTGCGCTGGAAAAAGCATGATATTCATGTGCTGGGACTCAATTTTGATGCTGAAAGCCCGGCGATGCTTTCGCTGATGGAGCGCCAGACGCAACGGCGCACGGAGCGCGCGCGCGCCATTGCTGAAGCACTTTCCCGCCAGGGGGTGCCAGATGTCTGGGAACGGGTAGTGACACTGGCAGGGCATGAACGGGTTGGCCGGCCCCATTTTGCGGCACTTCTCGTGCAGGATGGCCTTGCCCGCGATATTCAGGGGGCTTTCAGGCGTTTTCTTGGAGCGGGAAAGTCTGCAAACATTCCTACGGAGTGGGCGGATTTTGAAGAATGTGTGAGCGCAGTTGTCGCGAGCGGCGGGGATGCCGTGCTCGCCCATCCGCTCAAGTACCCGCTGACGCGTACCAAACGTCAGGCCCTTGTGCAGGATTTTGTTGATGCAGGTGGCAGCGGGCTTGAAGTGGTATCTGGCCCGATAACGCCCTCGGAGATGGCTGACATGGCTGGATTTTGCGCCAGGTTTAATCTGCGGGCGTCAAGTGGCTCTGATTTTCACGGACATCCATACTCGCGCCTCAATCCTGGCACTCAGCGCGAACTCCCTGTACACTGTACTCCCATATGGAACCAATGGAATATGGCACAGGGGATAACATGA
- a CDS encoding L-threonylcarbamoyladenylate synthase, with the protein MSQFFAMHPDNPQARLLRQAATIIEEGGLVVYPTDSGYAFGCALRNKSALERIRRLRQLDKDHNMTLVCRDLSSLSTFAQVSNPIYRLLKAFTPGPYTFILNATREVPRLMLHPKRRTLGLRVPENTICLALLECLDAPLMSSTLILPGAHAPLSEPEAIRDVLGNQTDLIIDGGPCSQEPTTVVDLTGEYPKVLREGRGDPEPFR; encoded by the coding sequence ATGAGCCAGTTTTTTGCGATGCATCCGGATAATCCGCAGGCGCGCCTGTTAAGGCAGGCGGCAACCATTATCGAAGAGGGCGGGCTTGTGGTCTATCCGACCGATTCGGGCTATGCTTTTGGCTGTGCCCTTCGCAATAAATCGGCGCTTGAGCGCATCCGCCGTCTGCGACAGCTCGACAAAGACCACAACATGACCCTTGTGTGTCGCGACCTGTCTTCTCTTTCGACCTTCGCTCAGGTCAGTAATCCCATTTATCGTCTGCTGAAGGCCTTTACGCCGGGGCCATACACCTTTATCCTCAACGCGACCCGCGAAGTGCCGCGACTGATGCTGCACCCCAAGCGCCGAACCCTGGGACTGCGAGTGCCGGAAAATACCATTTGCCTCGCGCTGCTTGAGTGCCTTGACGCCCCCCTCATGAGCTCCACGCTCATTCTGCCGGGCGCACATGCACCACTCAGTGAACCAGAGGCCATTCGTGATGTGCTTGGGAATCAGACCGACCTTATTATTGATGGTGGACCCTGCAGCCAGGAGCCAACAACGGTGGTTGATTTGACGGGCGAGTATCCAAAGGTTTTGCGCGAGGGACGGGGAGATCCGGAGCCATTCCGGTAG
- a CDS encoding tryptophan--tRNA ligase, with the protein MSVLFSNSKRIVSGMRASGSLHLGHYHGVLKNWLELQHQYECYFFVADWHGLTTRYDEPGYMEKVIWDMVTDWLACGVNPGLCRIFIQSWVPEHAELHLLLSMITPLGWLERVPTYKDQQEKLRDRDLSTYGFLGYPLLQSADVLLYKADFVPVGEDQVSHIELVREVARRFNHFYGREPGFEEHVQDAIKKMGKKNGKLYTELRRKFQQEGQHEALQTAQALITNQHNLSIGDKERLLGNLDGSGKIILPEPHPLLTAVAKMPGTDGQKMSKSYNNTITLREEPEQVERKVLTMPTDPARVRRSDPGDPQKCPVWQLHQVYSDDSVKDWVQTGCRSAGIGCVECKRPLVDAINAELAPIQASIRDFEADRGSVKQIVAEGSERAREEAVRTLSEVREAMGLDY; encoded by the coding sequence ATGTCGGTTCTTTTTTCAAACAGTAAACGCATTGTTTCTGGCATGCGTGCAAGTGGCAGTCTGCATCTTGGTCATTACCACGGTGTGCTTAAAAACTGGCTGGAGCTGCAGCACCAGTACGAATGTTATTTCTTTGTGGCCGACTGGCATGGCTTGACCACACGCTATGATGAGCCAGGTTACATGGAAAAGGTTATCTGGGACATGGTAACCGACTGGCTTGCCTGTGGTGTGAATCCGGGGCTTTGTCGTATTTTTATTCAGTCCTGGGTGCCGGAACACGCAGAGCTTCACCTTCTTCTTTCCATGATTACCCCGCTTGGCTGGCTCGAGCGCGTGCCAACGTACAAAGATCAACAGGAAAAACTGCGCGACCGCGACTTGTCTACCTATGGCTTTTTAGGTTATCCGCTGCTTCAAAGCGCTGATGTTCTGCTGTATAAAGCCGACTTTGTGCCGGTCGGCGAAGACCAGGTATCCCATATTGAACTGGTGCGAGAAGTGGCGCGGCGTTTTAACCATTTTTATGGGCGTGAGCCAGGCTTTGAGGAGCATGTGCAGGACGCTATCAAAAAGATGGGAAAGAAAAACGGTAAACTCTACACCGAACTGCGCCGCAAGTTTCAGCAGGAGGGGCAGCACGAAGCGCTGCAGACAGCGCAGGCACTGATTACGAACCAGCACAATCTGTCCATTGGTGATAAGGAGCGCCTCCTTGGCAACCTTGACGGTTCTGGCAAAATTATTCTGCCCGAACCCCATCCGCTCTTAACCGCGGTTGCTAAAATGCCAGGCACGGACGGGCAGAAAATGTCGAAGTCCTACAATAACACCATTACCCTGCGTGAAGAACCTGAACAGGTCGAGCGAAAGGTGCTGACCATGCCCACTGACCCCGCCCGTGTTCGCCGCAGCGACCCGGGCGACCCGCAGAAGTGTCCGGTGTGGCAGTTGCATCAGGTGTATTCAGATGACTCAGTCAAAGACTGGGTGCAAACAGGTTGTCGCAGTGCCGGCATTGGGTGTGTTGAGTGCAAACGCCCCCTGGTCGATGCCATTAATGCCGAGCTTGCGCCGATTCAAGCCTCTATTCGCGACTTTGAGGCTGACAGAGGTTCTGTGAAGCAGATTGTTGCGGAAGGCAGTGAGCGCGCGCGCGAGGAAGCGGTACGCACGCTCTCTGAAGTGCGAGAGGCGATGGGGCTTGATTATTGA
- a CDS encoding segregation and condensation protein A gives MDAAAALEDVPVLAVVGGKPLTGLPEDLFIPPDALELLLDTFSGPMDLLLYLVRRQNLDILDLPIALITRQYLEYIDLLQARRLELAAEYLLMAAVLLEIKSRMLLPVEAESGESEEEDPRMELVRRLQDYEIMREAALALDAFKRQERDVFAVQIEAPEVVLVKSMPQVTLEMLVEAMESILTHEKVHEHHQIQREPLSVRERMIWVLERIEAGGNTLFSMLITRAGGRPELVVTLLALLELARQSLVVMLQSEAFGPITLQKVHDA, from the coding sequence ATGGACGCCGCGGCGGCTCTTGAGGATGTTCCGGTACTGGCCGTGGTGGGCGGTAAACCACTGACGGGTCTGCCGGAGGATTTATTTATCCCGCCCGATGCACTTGAGCTGCTGCTTGATACCTTCAGCGGCCCCATGGATTTACTGCTCTATCTTGTGCGCCGCCAGAATCTTGATATTCTTGATTTGCCGATTGCACTCATTACCCGGCAATATCTTGAGTACATTGATCTTCTACAGGCGCGTCGTCTCGAGCTGGCCGCAGAGTATCTCCTGATGGCCGCGGTACTCCTTGAAATTAAATCCCGCATGCTTTTACCGGTGGAAGCGGAAAGTGGCGAGTCAGAGGAGGAAGACCCGCGCATGGAACTCGTGCGCCGCCTGCAGGACTATGAAATCATGAGGGAAGCGGCTTTAGCGCTTGATGCATTTAAGCGTCAGGAGCGCGATGTATTCGCGGTACAGATTGAGGCACCTGAAGTTGTGCTGGTAAAATCCATGCCACAGGTGACGCTTGAGATGCTCGTGGAAGCCATGGAAAGTATTCTCACGCATGAAAAAGTGCATGAGCATCATCAGATACAGCGCGAGCCGCTTTCTGTGCGGGAGCGCATGATTTGGGTGTTGGAGCGCATTGAGGCAGGCGGAAATACGCTTTTTAGCATGCTCATCACTCGTGCAGGCGGTCGCCCTGAACTCGTGGTGACGCTGCTCGCACTCCTTGAGCTCGCGCGCCAGTCGCTGGTAGTCATGCTGCAGTCAGAGGCTTTTGGTCCCATAACCCTGCAAAAGGTGCATGATGCATGA
- the scpB gene encoding SMC-Scp complex subunit ScpB: MMHELSLKGILEALLMTADKPLSLEALSAAFEEGNAPAPAELLEALESLAKDCEGRAVELKRLASGYCYQTRSCYSPWIARFSAEKPQKYSRALLETLAIIAWRQPVTRADIEAIRGVSSAGNHFKTLLEREWIRIAGHRDVPGKPAVYVTTRAFLDYFNLESLKALPALTALPQQEAAE, encoded by the coding sequence ATGATGCATGAGCTCAGTCTGAAAGGCATTCTCGAAGCCCTCTTGATGACGGCTGATAAACCTCTGTCGCTGGAAGCATTGTCGGCGGCCTTTGAAGAAGGTAACGCCCCGGCTCCTGCTGAGCTTTTGGAAGCACTTGAGTCGCTTGCCAAAGATTGTGAAGGGCGCGCGGTCGAATTAAAACGTCTTGCCAGTGGTTACTGCTATCAGACCCGTTCCTGCTACAGCCCCTGGATAGCACGCTTTTCAGCGGAAAAGCCGCAGAAATATTCACGTGCACTGCTCGAAACACTGGCTATCATTGCATGGCGCCAGCCGGTCACTCGAGCGGATATCGAAGCCATTCGCGGCGTCAGTTCTGCCGGCAATCACTTTAAAACGCTGCTTGAGCGCGAATGGATACGCATTGCCGGTCATCGGGATGTTCCTGGTAAACCGGCTGTGTATGTCACCACACGCGCCTTCCTTGATTATTTCAATCTCGAAAGTCTCAAAGCACTTCCGGCGCTGACAGCATTACCCCAACAGGAAGCCGCTGAGTAG
- the rluB gene encoding 23S rRNA pseudouridine(2605) synthase RluB yields MTVERLQKILAQKGLASRREAERWIAEGLVTVNGVVAKTGDSASETDRIAVRGKVLDDARTRKPSTRVLLYHKPVGEISSRSDPKHTRTVFDNLPPLREGRWVQVGRLDINTSGLLIFTTNGELANRMMHPRFEMEREYAVRVRGEVTDEMVNALLRGVTLEDGPARFKKVQFRGGEGTNAWYHVVLTEGKNREVRRLWNSLGVEVSRLIRIRYGKIHMPRSLARGESVEMGRKEVAALLQEMGIAAEVVPPSRNPRRRKS; encoded by the coding sequence ATGACTGTCGAACGGCTACAAAAAATTCTGGCGCAAAAAGGGCTTGCCTCGCGCCGGGAAGCGGAACGCTGGATTGCCGAGGGCCTTGTAACAGTAAACGGCGTGGTGGCAAAAACCGGTGACAGCGCCAGCGAAACCGACCGCATTGCCGTGCGCGGCAAGGTGCTGGATGATGCCCGTACGCGCAAGCCATCCACCCGGGTGCTGCTGTACCATAAGCCTGTTGGCGAGATTTCAAGCCGTAGCGACCCCAAACACACACGCACGGTATTCGATAATCTGCCGCCTCTGCGTGAGGGACGCTGGGTACAGGTTGGGCGCCTTGACATCAATACCTCTGGCCTCCTGATTTTTACAACCAATGGTGAGCTTGCCAATCGGATGATGCACCCGCGTTTTGAAATGGAACGGGAGTATGCGGTGCGTGTGCGTGGCGAGGTAACGGATGAAATGGTGAACGCGCTTTTGCGCGGAGTAACACTTGAAGACGGCCCCGCGCGCTTTAAAAAAGTGCAATTTCGCGGAGGTGAGGGCACTAACGCCTGGTACCATGTTGTGCTTACCGAAGGTAAAAACCGCGAAGTCCGCCGCCTCTGGAATTCCCTGGGGGTTGAAGTCAGCCGATTGATTCGCATACGGTATGGAAAAATACATATGCCGCGCTCGCTTGCACGGGGTGAGTCGGTTGAAATGGGTCGCAAGGAAGTGGCAGCACTCTTACAGGAAATGGGTATTGCAGCGGAAGTAGTGCCACCTTCGCGTAATCCACGGCGGAGGAAATCCTGA
- the rlmD gene encoding 23S rRNA (uracil(1939)-C(5))-methyltransferase RlmD, whose protein sequence is MRRKRTPLPAPVTASIEKLSHEGRGVTRVDGKVVFVDGALAGETVRLAYVRTHREYDEAVVEEVLAGSPDRIEPRCPHAAMCGGCSLQHLESGAQIREKEALLLELLRHTGKVEPEEILPPLQAQSWHYRTKARLSVRFVEKKAKTLIGFRERVNPRFIAEIESCAVLDARVDNALMTIRALLDSLENPRAIAQIEVAASDERVALIFRNLVPLSAKDEAALAGFAETSGFIVCLQPGGPDSVYLLAPADASMMLEYSLEEEGITYRFHPTDFTQVNPAMNALMVREARRHMELTPDDSVLDLFCGLGNFSLALAKHCRNVMGVEGSSEMVERARMNAQANGITNASFEDMNLDAPGVIAKLSEHGASKLLIDPPRSGALEIVRTIDSLALTRIVYISCNPVTLARDAGVLVNEKGYRLVAAGVMDMFPHTAHVESMAVFEKR, encoded by the coding sequence ATGCGAAGAAAACGCACCCCTCTTCCGGCGCCCGTTACCGCCAGCATTGAAAAACTGAGCCACGAAGGGCGCGGTGTTACCCGTGTAGATGGCAAGGTCGTGTTTGTTGATGGCGCACTTGCCGGTGAAACGGTCAGGCTCGCTTATGTGCGTACGCATCGAGAATATGACGAAGCGGTGGTGGAAGAAGTCCTTGCCGGAAGTCCAGACCGTATTGAGCCACGCTGTCCGCATGCCGCAATGTGTGGCGGGTGTTCGCTGCAGCATCTTGAGAGTGGCGCACAGATTCGCGAAAAAGAAGCCCTTCTTTTAGAGCTGCTGCGCCATACGGGTAAGGTGGAGCCAGAAGAAATTCTACCCCCGCTGCAGGCGCAAAGCTGGCATTATCGCACTAAAGCGCGCCTTAGCGTGCGTTTTGTGGAAAAGAAGGCTAAAACCCTGATTGGATTTCGTGAGCGTGTTAATCCGCGCTTCATTGCCGAGATTGAAAGCTGCGCCGTTTTGGATGCGCGGGTTGATAATGCATTGATGACCATTCGCGCGCTTCTCGATTCGCTGGAAAACCCGCGTGCCATTGCGCAGATTGAAGTGGCAGCGAGTGATGAGCGCGTGGCACTGATTTTTCGCAATCTCGTGCCATTATCGGCGAAGGACGAAGCGGCTCTTGCGGGCTTTGCTGAAACGAGCGGTTTTATCGTATGCCTGCAGCCAGGCGGCCCTGACTCGGTCTATCTGCTGGCGCCGGCCGATGCTTCGATGATGCTTGAGTACAGCCTTGAGGAAGAGGGTATTACCTATCGCTTTCATCCCACCGACTTCACGCAGGTTAATCCTGCCATGAATGCGCTGATGGTTCGTGAAGCTCGGCGGCACATGGAACTGACCCCTGATGATAGCGTGCTTGACCTCTTTTGCGGCCTTGGGAATTTCTCTCTTGCACTGGCTAAACACTGCCGAAACGTCATGGGGGTAGAGGGCAGTTCAGAGATGGTCGAGCGCGCGCGCATGAATGCGCAAGCGAACGGGATTACCAATGCATCTTTTGAAGACATGAATCTTGATGCGCCCGGGGTAATTGCAAAACTGTCAGAGCATGGCGCCAGTAAGCTGCTCATTGACCCGCCGCGCTCTGGAGCGCTCGAAATTGTTCGTACGATTGATTCGCTTGCACTGACCCGTATAGTCTATATATCCTGTAATCCGGTAACACTGGCGCGTGATGCCGGTGTACTGGTAAATGAAAAAGGCTACAGACTGGTTGCCGCGGGTGTCATGGACATGTTTCCGCATACGGCACACGTGGAATCGATGGCGGTATTTGAAAAAAGGTAA
- the relA gene encoding GTP diphosphokinase produces the protein MVKVKEGTPLLPDGSIDVESWLHQLGGKGYFEHLERIRATCTLSQVACQGGRTETGESCLQRGLTVADILADLDVDVDTLIAAIIVGNVHYSELSVDDVEEQLGVNVARLVKGIERMNALHNLQAINRYPQNRQQIDNIRKMLLAMVDDVRVVLIKLAERLCVLRLGGALDDGLRVQVATEAMEIYAPLANRLGIGAIKWEMEDLAFRYLHPEEYRAIAKGLKARRLERDRYVEMIVDTLNTRIRAMQMQHFAVYGRSKHIHSIARKMQRKNVSLDEIYDATAVRVLVETEAQCYDILSLVHSLWEQVPAEFDDYIAKPKPNGYQSLHTAVKGPEGRVFEVQIRTFDMHNLAEMGVAAHWKYKEGGASVKESHERKIEWLREVLAWHREMASNRGIADAIEKEFLEDRIYVFTPDGDVLDMPKGVTPLDFAYQVHSEVGHRCRGARVNGHIVPLTSELKTGDSVEVLTGKEARPSRDWINPHLNYLKTSRARAKVLHWFRMQDYDKNCAEGHDILEKALKSLGVRSERLQEVAQSLNFRKLDDFYAAVGRGELKVGQILSRLTPVETAEPASFSHARPQPVPEVRGEDLQIEGVGKLLTTMARCCQPLPGDAVVGYITIGRGVSVHRRDCPNILHATEKQKQRFITVNWGSATRDKYVVEVLIRAFDRTGLLKDITSLLSNEKAHVYSLQTHTNKQEHTAYMTLSIEIDGLNSLSRLLVKLEQIPNVLEARRQV, from the coding sequence ATGGTCAAGGTGAAAGAGGGCACTCCACTGTTGCCCGATGGCAGCATTGACGTTGAATCCTGGCTGCACCAGCTGGGCGGCAAGGGCTATTTTGAGCATCTGGAGCGTATTCGTGCCACCTGTACCCTGAGCCAGGTGGCATGTCAGGGCGGTCGCACAGAAACTGGTGAATCCTGCCTGCAGCGTGGTTTGACGGTTGCAGATATTCTTGCTGACCTTGACGTTGATGTGGATACGCTGATTGCCGCGATTATTGTCGGCAATGTGCATTATTCCGAGTTGTCGGTTGATGATGTAGAAGAGCAGCTCGGTGTAAATGTCGCACGTCTTGTGAAGGGCATTGAGCGCATGAATGCGCTGCATAACCTTCAGGCCATCAACCGTTACCCTCAAAACCGCCAGCAGATTGATAACATTCGTAAAATGCTGCTCGCGATGGTGGATGATGTGCGCGTAGTCCTCATCAAGCTTGCCGAGCGCCTGTGTGTCCTTCGCCTTGGAGGAGCGCTTGACGATGGATTGCGTGTCCAGGTGGCGACTGAAGCCATGGAAATCTACGCCCCGCTTGCCAACCGGCTTGGGATTGGTGCCATCAAGTGGGAGATGGAAGATCTCGCCTTTCGCTACCTGCACCCGGAAGAGTATCGCGCCATTGCCAAGGGTTTGAAAGCGCGTCGGCTGGAGCGTGACCGGTATGTCGAGATGATTGTCGATACGCTCAATACCCGTATTCGCGCCATGCAGATGCAGCATTTTGCCGTTTATGGGCGTTCAAAGCATATTCACAGTATCGCGCGCAAAATGCAGCGCAAGAACGTCTCGCTTGATGAAATATACGATGCAACCGCCGTGCGTGTGCTCGTAGAAACTGAAGCACAGTGCTACGACATTCTGAGCCTTGTTCACTCCCTCTGGGAGCAGGTACCGGCAGAATTTGACGACTACATCGCCAAACCCAAACCCAACGGTTACCAGTCGCTGCACACAGCGGTAAAGGGGCCTGAAGGGCGGGTATTTGAAGTGCAGATTCGCACCTTTGACATGCATAATCTTGCTGAGATGGGCGTTGCCGCGCACTGGAAATACAAGGAAGGCGGCGCAAGTGTCAAAGAAAGTCACGAGCGTAAAATTGAGTGGCTGCGTGAAGTGCTCGCATGGCATCGCGAAATGGCGTCTAATCGCGGCATTGCCGATGCCATTGAAAAAGAATTTCTTGAAGACCGTATTTATGTGTTTACCCCCGATGGCGATGTGCTCGACATGCCAAAGGGCGTGACACCGCTTGATTTTGCCTATCAGGTGCACAGTGAAGTCGGCCACCGCTGCCGCGGCGCACGGGTGAACGGGCACATCGTGCCGCTCACCTCTGAGCTTAAAACGGGTGACAGTGTGGAAGTGTTAACCGGTAAGGAGGCGCGCCCCTCTCGCGACTGGATTAACCCCCATCTGAATTATCTTAAAACATCGCGCGCGCGTGCGAAGGTGCTGCATTGGTTTCGCATGCAGGATTATGACAAAAACTGCGCTGAAGGCCATGACATCCTTGAAAAAGCGTTAAAATCCCTTGGTGTGCGCTCAGAGCGTCTGCAGGAAGTCGCGCAGTCGCTTAATTTCCGTAAACTTGATGATTTTTATGCGGCGGTCGGGCGGGGCGAGTTAAAAGTCGGCCAGATTTTGAGCCGCCTGACGCCGGTCGAAACCGCAGAGCCAGCGTCCTTTAGTCATGCACGTCCTCAACCCGTGCCGGAAGTGCGCGGGGAGGATTTACAGATAGAAGGCGTAGGCAAGTTACTGACGACCATGGCGCGCTGCTGCCAGCCGCTGCCAGGGGATGCCGTGGTAGGCTATATTACTATCGGGCGCGGCGTATCGGTGCATCGCCGGGATTGCCCGAACATTCTGCATGCCACGGAGAAGCAGAAACAACGCTTTATCACGGTAAACTGGGGCAGTGCAACGCGCGATAAATACGTGGTAGAAGTGCTTATTCGCGCCTTTGACCGTACGGGGCTTTTAAAGGATATTACGTCATTACTTTCCAATGAAAAGGCGCATGTGTACTCCCTGCAGACTCACACCAACAAGCAGGAGCACACGGCCTACATGACGCTCAGCATCGAGATTGACGGGCTTAACAGCCTATCACGATTGCTCGTGAAGCTTGAACAGATACCGAATGTACTGGAAGCAAGGCGCCAGGTATAG